In a single window of the Candidatus Thermoplasmatota archaeon genome:
- a CDS encoding enoyl-CoA hydratase-related protein, giving the protein MMNSIGIQTAYELAVEFAEKQGIKLQESLERQAKSGLPWDIRSVKFEKKDGIGIIVISRAEALNALNTRVLSDLKTTLAELKEDKSTNVVIITGEGTAFVAGADIAEMIEKTPLSAREFTQLGQATLKQIENLDKVVIAAVNGPALGGGCELALACDIIIASEDAKFGLPEVGLGIHPGFGGTQRLPRLIGRNKAKELIFTGEIIDAKEAERIGLVNKIVPAEKLMEETMKLSKKIASKAPVAIRLAKSAINIGLEAPLEQALAYELETACLTFSTKDKVEGMKAFMEKRKPEFKGE; this is encoded by the coding sequence ATGATGAATTCGATTGGAATACAGACTGCATACGAACTTGCAGTTGAATTTGCGGAAAAGCAAGGTATTAAACTCCAGGAATCTTTAGAAAGGCAAGCGAAGTCGGGCTTGCCTTGGGATATTAGAAGCGTCAAATTTGAGAAAAAGGACGGTATAGGGATAATTGTAATATCAAGAGCTGAGGCATTGAACGCACTAAATACGAGAGTTCTATCTGATCTAAAAACTACTCTAGCTGAACTCAAAGAAGATAAAAGTACAAATGTTGTGATAATCACCGGCGAAGGTACAGCATTTGTTGCAGGCGCTGATATAGCAGAAATGATTGAAAAAACGCCGTTAAGCGCAAGAGAGTTCACTCAATTAGGGCAAGCTACCCTTAAACAAATTGAAAATTTAGATAAAGTTGTTATCGCTGCTGTCAATGGCCCTGCTCTAGGAGGGGGCTGCGAACTAGCATTAGCATGCGATATTATAATAGCATCTGAAGATGCAAAATTTGGTCTGCCGGAAGTAGGGCTAGGAATACACCCAGGCTTTGGAGGCACACAGCGCTTACCCAGATTAATTGGAAGGAACAAAGCAAAGGAGCTTATTTTTACAGGCGAGATAATAGATGCAAAAGAAGCTGAAAGAATAGGGCTCGTAAATAAAATTGTTCCTGCTGAAAAACTTATGGAAGAAACAATGAAGCTCTCTAAAAAAATAGCTAGCAAAGCTCCTGTAGCGATCAGACTGGCTAAGTCTGCAATAAATATAGGGCTAGAAGCACCGTTAGAACAGGCGTTAGCATACGAACTTGAAACAGCTTGCTTAACATTTTCTACGAAAGACAAAGTTGAAGGTATGAAGGCTTTTATGGAAAAGAGGAAGCCTGAGTTCAAAGGAGAATAG
- a CDS encoding 3-hydroxyacyl-CoA dehydrogenase NAD-binding domain-containing protein, with protein sequence MRISDIKKICVVGAGTMGAGIAQSCAQAGLRVSMMDIKEEFVKKAVERIKVALEDSIKRGKLTEQKMQNILENISVTTDLNTAVKDSNLIIEAIFEDIAAKKELFRKMSAVCNESVIFATNTSTLSITEMAKVTAREDKVIGLHFFYPAAINKLIEVIPGERTSVETLETALELCWKLGKIPIRAKDAPGFAVNRFFVPFLNESCKILGEGISNIPTIEHAAKEVFGIKLGPFELMNATGVAIAYHSEEALYKALGEFYKPAKALRMQFESNQKWNLEGDINEAQVEIIKKRFLGLIFNIVCQIADEGIATREDIDRGATVGLRWKAGPFTMMNSIGIQTAYELAVEFA encoded by the coding sequence ATGAGAATTAGCGATATTAAGAAGATATGCGTTGTTGGGGCAGGAACTATGGGTGCCGGTATAGCGCAGAGTTGCGCTCAAGCTGGCTTAAGAGTCTCTATGATGGATATCAAAGAAGAATTTGTGAAAAAAGCAGTTGAAAGAATCAAAGTAGCGCTTGAAGATAGTATAAAGCGCGGCAAGCTAACAGAGCAAAAGATGCAAAATATTCTAGAAAATATCTCTGTTACGACCGATTTGAATACCGCAGTTAAAGATTCAAACTTAATAATAGAAGCAATTTTTGAAGATATAGCTGCAAAGAAAGAATTGTTCAGAAAGATGAGTGCAGTTTGCAACGAATCTGTAATTTTTGCTACAAATACCTCAACATTAAGCATTACCGAAATGGCGAAAGTAACGGCTCGAGAAGACAAAGTTATAGGGTTGCATTTTTTCTATCCCGCAGCAATTAATAAACTAATTGAAGTTATTCCTGGCGAAAGAACTTCTGTAGAGACACTTGAAACAGCCTTAGAATTGTGCTGGAAACTAGGCAAAATACCTATCAGAGCGAAAGACGCGCCTGGTTTTGCAGTGAATCGCTTTTTCGTACCGTTTCTAAACGAATCTTGTAAAATTTTAGGAGAAGGAATCTCAAATATTCCTACGATAGAGCATGCTGCGAAAGAAGTGTTTGGAATAAAACTTGGGCCGTTCGAGTTAATGAATGCTACAGGGGTAGCGATTGCATATCATTCCGAAGAAGCTCTGTACAAAGCTCTAGGCGAGTTTTATAAGCCAGCCAAAGCACTGAGAATGCAATTTGAATCAAATCAAAAATGGAATTTGGAAGGCGATATAAACGAAGCGCAAGTTGAAATAATAAAGAAGAGATTTCTAGGCTTGATTTTTAATATTGTTTGCCAGATTGCGGACGAAGGAATTGCAACTAGAGAGGATATTGACAGGGGTGCAACTGTTGGGCTGCGATGGAAGGCAGGCCCTTTCACAATGATGAATTCGATTGGAATACAGACTGCATACGAACTTGCAGTTGAATTTGCG
- a CDS encoding Zn-ribbon domain-containing OB-fold protein, with amino-acid sequence MVFEKFGRLSFVPFTKVSEFVEHLKNGKLKATKCKKCSSVYFPPKADCFKCMSTEMEWIELSGKCTLLTYTTVHVAPAGFENFVPYTIAVAELEEGGKLLAWLGGIKEENLEIGMKLRIVVEQLPEDRIVYSLKR; translated from the coding sequence ATGGTATTTGAAAAATTTGGAAGACTAAGTTTTGTCCCTTTCACAAAAGTTTCAGAGTTTGTAGAGCATTTGAAGAATGGCAAGCTCAAAGCAACTAAATGTAAAAAATGCTCCTCAGTTTATTTTCCGCCGAAAGCTGATTGTTTTAAATGTATGTCAACCGAGATGGAATGGATTGAATTAAGTGGCAAATGCACCCTACTTACTTATACTACTGTACACGTAGCTCCAGCCGGTTTTGAAAATTTTGTTCCATATACAATTGCTGTTGCAGAGCTTGAGGAAGGCGGTAAACTGCTGGCATGGCTTGGAGGTATTAAAGAAGAGAATTTGGAAATCGGTATGAAACTTAGAATTGTAGTAGAACAGCTTCCAGAAGATAGAATTGTATATAGTCTAAAACGGTGA
- a CDS encoding zinc-binding dehydrogenase: MKAAVFYGKEQGLKIEEVPIPTYSNNELLVRVAATGLCRTDLHYLHGTPTFKKPPIILGHEISGIVESVGENVKNFSKGDKVLIPPVFACGKCFFCRIGRGTICTNQIMVGNHRDGGFAEYIAVPASDIFHLPDEIPLQEGCIISDALSTPYHAVITRAQVKAGDTVAVFGCGGIGLATVQMASAVGASVIAIDVFDEKLQLAKKFGAVETINARKESDLPKKLRKISERGIDIAIEAIGNPETIQHAYNSVRWGGRVVVVGYTDKDIVINAARLMFREIEIIGSLGCGLQDYPKLIDMIKYGKIKVKELVSHKFELTEINKGFELLERSEPTLIRAIAIP; this comes from the coding sequence ATGAAAGCGGCAGTATTCTATGGAAAGGAGCAGGGATTAAAAATAGAAGAAGTGCCTATACCAACATATTCTAATAACGAGCTACTGGTAAGGGTAGCTGCTACAGGCTTATGTAGAACTGATTTGCATTATTTACATGGGACGCCGACGTTTAAAAAACCGCCGATAATCTTAGGACATGAGATAAGCGGTATCGTTGAAAGTGTAGGCGAAAATGTAAAGAATTTTAGTAAAGGTGACAAGGTGCTTATTCCGCCGGTTTTTGCTTGTGGAAAGTGTTTCTTTTGCAGAATCGGTAGGGGCACAATTTGTACAAATCAGATAATGGTCGGGAATCACAGGGATGGTGGCTTCGCAGAGTATATAGCTGTACCGGCAAGCGATATATTCCATCTTCCAGATGAAATTCCATTACAGGAAGGCTGTATCATTTCAGATGCTCTCTCTACACCTTATCATGCAGTAATAACCAGAGCGCAGGTTAAGGCTGGCGATACTGTAGCTGTATTCGGTTGCGGCGGCATAGGATTAGCGACTGTTCAAATGGCAAGTGCAGTTGGAGCGAGCGTTATTGCGATAGATGTATTTGATGAAAAGCTACAATTGGCAAAAAAGTTCGGCGCTGTAGAAACAATTAATGCGCGCAAGGAAAGCGATCTACCTAAAAAGCTTAGAAAAATAAGTGAAAGAGGTATAGATATAGCAATAGAGGCTATTGGCAATCCAGAGACAATTCAGCATGCGTATAACTCCGTAAGATGGGGCGGGCGCGTAGTAGTCGTTGGTTATACAGATAAAGATATTGTAATTAACGCTGCTAGATTAATGTTTAGGGAAATAGAGATTATAGGCTCGCTGGGTTGCGGGCTGCAAGATTACCCAAAGCTAATCGATATGATTAAGTACGGCAAAATCAAAGTGAAAGAACTTGTATCACACAAATTCGAGCTTACAGAAATAAATAAAGGGTTTGAACTGCTAGAGCGCAGCGAGCCAACACTTATCAGGGCAATAGCAATTCCTTAG
- a CDS encoding 4Fe-4S binding protein, whose protein sequence is MSESAEEEVPPISVSSKSMEWNKTGTWRTFKPVLDNKKCTKCMLCWKFCPEACVEILNNELKINYDYCKGCGICSEECPKGAIEMVEDL, encoded by the coding sequence ATGTCCGAAAGTGCCGAAGAAGAAGTGCCTCCAATATCAGTGTCTTCCAAATCAATGGAGTGGAATAAGACTGGTACATGGCGTACTTTCAAGCCAGTTCTTGACAATAAAAAATGCACTAAATGCATGCTCTGCTGGAAGTTCTGTCCTGAGGCATGTGTGGAGATATTAAACAACGAGCTTAAAATCAACTACGATTACTGCAAGGGCTGCGGTATTTGCTCTGAGGAATGCCCTAAAGGGGCTATTGAGATGGTTGAGGACCTATGA
- the porA gene encoding pyruvate ferredoxin oxidoreductase gives MRKVITGNYACAYGAKASNVEVIAAYPITPQTQVVEKIAEFVSNGELKAQYIEVESEHSAMAACIGASMVGARAYTATSAQGLLLMHEMLHWAANARLPIVMANTNRALAPPWSIWSDQQDSISQRDTGWLQFYCESNQEVFDTTILAYKVAEKVSLPAMLVLDAFILSHTAEPVEIIESAHDFLSPYNPKYKLDIDNPCSFGLLTKPEGPYYEFKYKAAEAMEESKRVIIEAEREFERRFGRYYGLVVPYRCENADILMVASGAIASSCREVIDKFRAEGVDIGLARIRTLRPFPSEELVKLCKDVKVLGVLDRNFSFGAEGVFCTETKSAVYNSNYHPIIKNYIIGLGGRDVLIKDLEAIVKDLIKVKKEGLDRERKWIGLIK, from the coding sequence ATGAGGAAGGTAATTACTGGCAACTACGCATGCGCTTACGGCGCTAAGGCAAGTAACGTTGAGGTTATAGCAGCTTACCCTATAACGCCTCAAACTCAAGTTGTAGAGAAAATAGCAGAGTTTGTTAGTAACGGCGAGCTAAAAGCGCAATACATTGAAGTAGAGTCTGAGCACAGTGCAATGGCTGCATGTATAGGAGCAAGTATGGTAGGGGCAAGAGCTTATACCGCGACAAGTGCCCAAGGACTTTTATTGATGCATGAGATGTTACACTGGGCTGCAAATGCTCGTTTGCCTATAGTCATGGCTAATACTAACAGAGCTTTGGCGCCTCCTTGGAGTATATGGAGCGATCAGCAAGATAGTATTTCGCAACGCGATACAGGCTGGCTGCAGTTCTACTGTGAAAGCAACCAAGAAGTATTCGATACTACTATTCTTGCATATAAAGTTGCAGAAAAGGTATCGCTTCCTGCAATGCTTGTTCTAGATGCTTTTATTCTATCACATACTGCAGAGCCTGTCGAGATTATTGAGAGCGCTCACGATTTTTTAAGTCCTTACAACCCTAAATATAAGTTAGATATAGATAATCCCTGCAGTTTCGGGCTACTTACTAAGCCGGAAGGTCCCTATTATGAGTTCAAATATAAAGCTGCAGAAGCTATGGAAGAGAGTAAAAGAGTTATAATAGAGGCGGAAAGAGAATTTGAAAGAAGATTCGGTCGTTACTATGGGCTTGTTGTGCCGTATCGCTGCGAAAATGCCGACATCCTTATGGTCGCTTCTGGAGCGATCGCAAGTAGTTGTAGAGAAGTTATAGACAAGTTTAGAGCTGAAGGTGTAGACATTGGGCTTGCGCGTATAAGGACTCTAAGACCTTTCCCGAGCGAAGAATTAGTAAAGCTTTGTAAAGATGTTAAAGTTTTAGGAGTGCTGGATAGAAACTTTTCTTTTGGCGCTGAAGGAGTATTCTGCACAGAGACTAAATCTGCAGTTTACAATTCAAACTACCATCCAATAATAAAAAACTACATTATAGGACTTGGTGGAAGAGACGTACTTATTAAAGATCTCGAGGCTATAGTGAAGGACTTGATCAAAGTGAAGAAAGAAGGTCTTGACCGTGAGAGAAAATGGATAGGTCTGATAAAATAA
- the hutI gene encoding imidazolonepropionase → MRLKVDLALKNCSQLLTLRASTPKKRAELKDLGIICDGTVGIKDGKIVAVGKASELKLDSKKEIDCSNKLVLPGFVDCHTHLVFAGSREKELELKLQGKSYIEILEAGYGIHSTVRATRRASAEELKTLAVSRLWKMLANGTTTLEVKSGYGLDLKNELKCLRVIRELQKLSPINIVPTFLVHAVPLEYKDRSEEYVQLIINKLLPEVVAGKLAEFCDVFLERGAFSLAQARNILKAGKNLGVAPKLHADEFNDLNGAELAAELDCVSADHLLKSNEKGIRELAKKDIIGVLLPGSSFTNFLDYANARKYIELGLPIALATDFNPNCWIDSLGFVIALACYKMKMLPSEAIASSTINAAFAIGKEKVIGSLEAGKKADILVMSTDNYNSIPYRLGSNIIEKVIKSGKVVFESSK, encoded by the coding sequence ATGCGCTTAAAAGTAGATTTAGCGCTAAAAAACTGTTCTCAGCTTTTAACACTAAGAGCCTCTACGCCAAAAAAAAGAGCTGAGTTAAAGGATTTAGGAATAATTTGTGACGGTACAGTTGGAATTAAAGACGGAAAAATAGTTGCTGTTGGAAAGGCTAGCGAGCTAAAATTAGATTCTAAAAAAGAAATAGATTGCTCTAATAAGCTCGTACTACCTGGCTTCGTTGATTGCCATACCCATCTCGTTTTTGCAGGTAGTAGAGAGAAAGAGCTTGAACTAAAACTGCAAGGCAAATCTTATATCGAAATTTTAGAAGCTGGCTATGGCATACACAGTACAGTAAGAGCTACCAGAAGAGCTTCTGCAGAAGAGCTTAAAACTCTTGCTGTTTCTAGATTGTGGAAAATGCTTGCGAATGGAACCACAACTCTAGAAGTTAAGAGCGGCTACGGTCTCGACCTAAAGAATGAGCTGAAATGTTTGAGGGTAATCAGAGAGTTGCAGAAACTCTCGCCTATTAATATTGTGCCGACTTTTTTAGTGCATGCAGTGCCTTTAGAGTACAAAGATCGTTCTGAAGAATATGTGCAATTGATAATTAATAAGCTATTGCCTGAGGTTGTAGCTGGGAAATTAGCTGAGTTTTGTGACGTTTTTCTAGAGAGAGGCGCTTTTTCTTTAGCGCAGGCACGAAATATTTTAAAGGCTGGTAAAAATTTAGGAGTTGCGCCAAAGCTTCATGCAGATGAATTTAACGATTTAAATGGCGCCGAGCTTGCTGCAGAACTAGATTGCGTTTCAGCTGACCATCTGTTAAAAAGTAATGAGAAAGGCATTAGAGAACTTGCGAAAAAGGATATTATTGGCGTTTTGCTCCCAGGCAGTTCTTTTACTAACTTCTTAGATTATGCAAACGCTCGAAAATATATTGAGCTAGGCTTGCCTATAGCGCTGGCTACTGATTTCAATCCCAACTGCTGGATTGATAGTCTAGGATTTGTAATTGCTTTAGCGTGTTATAAAATGAAAATGCTGCCAAGCGAGGCAATCGCTTCTTCTACCATCAACGCTGCTTTTGCGATAGGTAAAGAAAAAGTTATTGGTAGTCTTGAGGCTGGTAAAAAAGCTGATATCCTTGTAATGAGTACAGACAATTACAATAGTATTCCATATAGGCTGGGAAGTAATATTATAGAAAAAGTGATAAAGAGCGGAAAAGTTGTATTTGAAAGCTCTAAATAG
- a CDS encoding enoyl-CoA hydratase-related protein: MEKVEHKFEEIIYDVKDWVARITINRPKVYNAYSLKTLKEICEALHNVVWDGKIAVAVITGVGDKAFCTGGDANEYATEYPKKPHGFWQWWEFYERMLYLIRNCGKPVLARINGVVAGGGNEINLACDLSIAAEHARFIQPGTRVGSVSAGGATQWLPLAIGEKRSRWMVMVGDEIDAKTALEWGLVNKVVPYEKLDEEIAQVCNKLINKMPDCLRYTKVQSNFWGDLAWTTLAHARDWLTIHYATEEPLEGFSAFLEKRQPNFKKFRELAAEGKAYEYKWGAPIVTCPECKTKNLPESFKYCGNCGAKLR; this comes from the coding sequence ATGGAGAAAGTTGAGCATAAGTTTGAAGAAATAATCTATGATGTGAAAGACTGGGTGGCAAGAATAACAATAAATAGACCGAAAGTTTACAACGCCTACAGTCTTAAAACTTTAAAGGAGATTTGTGAAGCGCTCCACAATGTTGTATGGGATGGTAAAATTGCAGTTGCAGTAATAACAGGCGTTGGTGATAAGGCATTTTGTACGGGTGGAGATGCCAACGAATACGCAACAGAGTACCCTAAAAAGCCACATGGCTTTTGGCAATGGTGGGAATTTTACGAGCGCATGCTTTACCTTATAAGAAACTGCGGTAAGCCTGTGCTCGCCAGAATAAATGGTGTTGTTGCAGGCGGTGGCAACGAAATAAATTTAGCTTGCGATCTTTCAATAGCTGCTGAGCATGCGCGCTTCATTCAGCCCGGTACCAGAGTAGGTAGTGTATCTGCAGGTGGTGCAACCCAGTGGCTACCTTTGGCTATAGGTGAGAAGCGCTCAAGATGGATGGTAATGGTTGGCGATGAAATTGACGCTAAAACTGCATTAGAATGGGGCTTGGTAAATAAAGTTGTACCTTATGAAAAGCTTGATGAAGAAATAGCTCAGGTATGCAATAAATTAATAAATAAAATGCCTGATTGCTTAAGATATACAAAAGTCCAATCTAATTTCTGGGGTGATTTGGCTTGGACTACATTGGCACATGCACGCGATTGGCTCACTATTCATTATGCTACCGAAGAACCTCTTGAAGGATTTAGTGCGTTTTTAGAGAAGCGCCAGCCTAATTTTAAAAAATTTAGAGAGCTTGCAGCGGAAGGCAAAGCTTATGAATACAAATGGGGCGCGCCCATAGTTACATGCCCAGAATGTAAGACAAAGAATCTTCCTGAGAGCTTTAAATACTGCGGTAACTGCGGCGCTAAACTGAGATGA
- a CDS encoding enoyl-CoA hydratase/isomerase family protein: MSNEFKNIAIERDESKVKIILNRPPLNILNIEMLEEINIALNRFCDDSNLRAVIIAAHGKAFSAGVDIKDHTEEKVDKMIKVFHEMFKNLSLTKAPTIALVNGVALGGGCELALFCDLVVASEKAEFGQPEIKVGVLPPIAAIIFPKLTGIKKTLELILTGETITANEAKELGLINIVLPAENFDALADEFIKKIITNSAVVLHLAKRSIYDTAGLSYDNAIKKIEDLYLNKLMKTEDAKEGLRAFLEKRKPVWKNK, translated from the coding sequence ATGAGTAACGAGTTTAAAAATATCGCTATCGAGCGCGACGAAAGCAAAGTTAAAATAATTTTAAACCGGCCGCCTTTGAATATTCTCAATATCGAAATGTTGGAAGAAATCAATATTGCTTTGAACAGATTTTGCGATGATAGTAATTTAAGGGCAGTAATTATTGCAGCTCACGGAAAAGCGTTTTCTGCAGGAGTTGACATAAAGGACCATACAGAAGAAAAAGTCGATAAGATGATAAAAGTTTTTCATGAAATGTTTAAAAATTTAAGCTTAACAAAAGCGCCCACAATAGCTTTAGTGAACGGTGTGGCGTTAGGTGGCGGGTGCGAACTTGCCCTATTTTGCGATTTGGTTGTTGCCTCTGAAAAAGCAGAATTCGGTCAGCCTGAAATCAAAGTGGGAGTGCTCCCGCCTATTGCTGCGATTATATTTCCAAAACTGACTGGTATTAAAAAAACATTAGAACTTATTCTAACAGGCGAAACGATCACAGCGAACGAGGCAAAAGAACTTGGGCTGATAAATATTGTCCTGCCGGCGGAGAATTTTGATGCGCTTGCTGACGAGTTTATTAAAAAAATCATTACTAATAGCGCTGTTGTACTACACCTAGCCAAAAGATCAATTTACGATACTGCAGGGCTGAGTTATGACAACGCAATTAAAAAGATTGAAGATTTGTATTTAAACAAACTAATGAAAACTGAAGATGCAAAAGAAGGTTTGAGAGCGTTTTTGGAAAAGAGGAAACCGGTCTGGAAAAATAAATAA
- a CDS encoding thiolase domain-containing protein — protein MEVGIVGVGHGKFGNRNDASVEELAFESYKQALDDAKLTNSEINASVICSSPEYHKQRSLAGVIAEYLGLNPQPTYLVEAACASGSAGLRTAYSMIKSGMHDVVAVLGSQKMLELSTAEILALMGRVGDVKWESNFGTAFPSYYALYATAHMKKYGTTEEQLAMVAVKNHYYGAMNPNAMFQKEITLEKALGSKLIASPLKLYDCCSNADGAACVILANETRAKKITDTPVWIVGQGCASASTSILRRDSFTSLSSTVEASRQAYKQARISPKDLDVAEVHDCFTIAELLAYEDLGFCDKGKSGKLIEEKQTYLGGKIPVNLDGGLKAKGHPVGATGVSMAVEITKQLRGEAGNRQVKNAEIGLTHNVGGIGQYCFVTIYRR, from the coding sequence ATGGAAGTTGGAATTGTAGGCGTTGGTCATGGGAAATTTGGAAATAGAAACGATGCTTCTGTAGAGGAACTGGCTTTCGAATCGTACAAGCAAGCGCTAGATGATGCAAAACTCACTAATAGCGAAATAAATGCTTCCGTGATATGCTCTTCGCCAGAATATCACAAGCAGCGCTCCTTAGCTGGCGTGATAGCAGAATATCTCGGCCTCAATCCCCAGCCAACGTATCTGGTAGAAGCTGCTTGCGCTTCAGGTAGCGCAGGGCTAAGAACAGCTTACTCAATGATAAAATCAGGCATGCATGACGTTGTCGCAGTGCTCGGCTCTCAGAAAATGCTAGAATTGAGTACAGCTGAGATACTGGCTTTAATGGGTAGAGTAGGCGATGTGAAATGGGAATCGAATTTTGGAACTGCTTTTCCAAGCTACTATGCGCTATATGCAACAGCCCATATGAAAAAGTACGGTACCACTGAAGAGCAGCTCGCAATGGTAGCTGTAAAAAACCATTATTACGGCGCTATGAATCCAAACGCAATGTTTCAAAAAGAAATAACTCTAGAAAAGGCTCTTGGCTCAAAGCTCATTGCCTCGCCTCTCAAATTATACGATTGTTGCTCTAACGCTGATGGCGCTGCATGTGTTATTTTGGCAAACGAAACTAGAGCGAAAAAGATTACAGATACGCCTGTCTGGATAGTAGGACAGGGCTGCGCCTCTGCTTCCACATCCATTCTTAGGAGAGACTCGTTTACAAGCCTTTCTAGCACTGTTGAGGCTTCAAGACAGGCATATAAACAAGCGCGCATCAGTCCTAAAGATCTGGATGTCGCTGAGGTTCATGACTGCTTTACAATAGCCGAGCTCCTAGCTTATGAAGATCTTGGATTTTGCGATAAAGGTAAAAGTGGTAAATTGATAGAGGAGAAGCAGACCTATCTAGGTGGCAAAATACCTGTGAATTTAGATGGCGGTTTGAAAGCAAAAGGTCATCCGGTAGGCGCTACTGGCGTCTCAATGGCTGTAGAAATTACAAAGCAGCTCAGAGGCGAAGCTGGTAATAGACAAGTAAAAAATGCTGAAATAGGGCTAACTCATAATGTAGGTGGCATAGGACAATATTGCTTCGTAACAATTTACAGAAGATAA
- a CDS encoding thiamine pyrophosphate-dependent enzyme codes for MDRSDKIKLTLPKEEWLGHGNLGCQGCGGTLALRYTLKALGKRVIITIPACCWAVIGGFFPFTVFKVPSTQIAFEATGACCAGIEAGLKAKGIEDVTVLGWAGDGGTADIGIQALSGAVERNHNFLYICYDNEAYMNTGGQKSGCTPLGARTTTTPVGTRGYWKKSWKKNMPEIMAAHKMPYVATACISYPEDLIKKVKKASAIQGPRYIHILAPCPTAWGYSPEKTIAVGRLAVESCVFPLYEIENGIYKITKKPTKKIPVEEYLLSQGRFKHLPNELIEFIRKNVDKEWEELLKKEQH; via the coding sequence ATGGATAGGTCTGATAAAATAAAATTAACTTTGCCTAAAGAGGAGTGGCTTGGACACGGTAATTTAGGCTGTCAGGGCTGTGGAGGAACGCTTGCCTTAAGATACACTCTAAAAGCGCTAGGCAAAAGAGTAATTATAACGATACCTGCATGCTGTTGGGCTGTAATTGGAGGCTTCTTCCCCTTTACTGTATTCAAAGTACCTTCTACCCAGATAGCATTTGAAGCAACCGGTGCTTGCTGTGCAGGTATAGAAGCAGGTTTGAAAGCAAAAGGTATTGAAGATGTTACCGTGCTTGGCTGGGCTGGCGATGGAGGTACAGCTGATATAGGAATTCAGGCTTTGAGTGGAGCTGTAGAGAGGAATCATAATTTTCTATATATTTGTTACGATAACGAAGCTTATATGAATACAGGCGGGCAGAAAAGTGGCTGTACGCCGTTAGGTGCTAGAACCACGACTACGCCTGTCGGTACTAGAGGGTATTGGAAGAAGAGCTGGAAGAAGAACATGCCCGAGATTATGGCAGCGCATAAAATGCCCTATGTAGCCACTGCATGTATCTCTTATCCAGAAGATTTGATTAAAAAAGTAAAGAAAGCGTCAGCTATACAAGGACCAAGATATATCCATATACTTGCACCGTGCCCTACTGCATGGGGTTATTCGCCTGAAAAGACTATCGCAGTTGGTAGATTGGCAGTAGAATCTTGTGTTTTTCCGCTCTACGAAATAGAAAACGGAATTTACAAAATAACAAAGAAGCCTACGAAGAAAATTCCTGTTGAGGAATATCTTCTTTCGCAAGGCAGATTCAAGCATTTGCCGAACGAGCTAATTGAGTTCATTCGGAAAAATGTAGATAAAGAATGGGAAGAATTGTTGAAGAAAGAGCAACATTAG